A genomic stretch from Edaphobacter aggregans includes:
- a CDS encoding GNAT family N-acetyltransferase produces MIRRCDDRDFEVIWTIINDGSQAYKGIIPADRWTEPYMSQEKLRHEINDGVVFWGCEEDGTLAGVMGIQPVQDVTLIRHAYVRTGSQKQGIGARLLSHLREMADGPVLIGTWADAVWAIRFYERYGFEVVGSEEKNRLLKKYWTVPERQIETSVVLADSKWRESERVSS; encoded by the coding sequence ATGATCCGCCGCTGTGACGACCGTGATTTTGAGGTGATTTGGACCATCATCAACGACGGCTCGCAGGCTTATAAGGGGATCATTCCGGCGGATCGTTGGACGGAGCCCTACATGTCGCAAGAGAAGCTGCGGCATGAGATCAATGACGGCGTCGTGTTCTGGGGCTGCGAAGAGGATGGGACACTTGCAGGCGTCATGGGGATTCAGCCGGTTCAGGATGTGACCCTCATCCGGCACGCTTATGTTCGGACCGGCAGCCAGAAGCAGGGGATCGGGGCGCGTTTGCTCTCTCATCTGCGGGAAATGGCTGATGGTCCCGTATTGATTGGGACGTGGGCCGATGCGGTGTGGGCGATTCGGTTTTACGAAAGATATGGCTTCGAGGTTGTCGGTTCTGAGGAGAAGAATCGGCTGCTCAAAAAGTATTGGACCGTGCCTGAACGGCAGATTGAGACTTCGGTGGTTCTGGCCGATTCGAAGTGGAGGGAGTCTGAGCGAGTGTCGAGCTGA
- a CDS encoding cobalamin B12-binding domain-containing protein codes for MTKPPIRVLVAKPGLDGHDRGAKIIARALRDAGMEVIYTGLRQTPEMIVNAAIQEDVDCIGLSILSGAHNVIVPRIAELLREQKADDILLVLGGTIPDEDAPALKENGVAAIFGPGTPLETTINFIRENVKPRGLLTI; via the coding sequence ATGACAAAGCCACCCATCCGCGTCCTCGTAGCCAAGCCCGGCCTCGACGGCCACGACCGCGGCGCCAAAATCATCGCCCGCGCCCTCCGCGACGCTGGCATGGAGGTCATCTACACCGGCCTACGCCAGACCCCCGAGATGATCGTCAACGCCGCCATCCAGGAAGACGTCGACTGCATCGGCCTCTCCATCCTCTCCGGCGCCCACAACGTCATCGTCCCCCGCATCGCCGAGTTGCTTCGCGAACAGAAAGCCGACGACATACTCCTCGTCCTCGGAGGCACCATTCCCGACGAGGATGCCCCCGCCTTAAAAGAAAACGGCGTCGCCGCCATCTTCGGGCCGGGAACGCCGCTTGAAACCACCATCAACTTCATCCGCGAGAACGTAAAACCCCGCGGCCTGCTTACGATCTAG